Within Pseudomonadota bacterium, the genomic segment CATCGATGTCCGGCTCGCCCTCACCGTCTGTGCCGTCTTGTGACAGTTCCTCCGAAGGCGTCGCGACGGCGCGCGCGCGCTCATCGGCTTCGATGTCACTCAATGGGGGCGGTGCGTCGTCTTTGCTTGGCGCTTGGGCCAACACGCTTAACGAAACAAGCGCAACCATAACGGGCACACTTCGAAGCAGTTTAGTCATGAGTCACTCCAAATAACGGGCGATACGAAATCCGATATCGTCACGCCCCTGTGTAGACGAATCACGATAGGTAAATCGCAGCTCGCCGATTTTCGAATGTTGCCAACTCGAACCGCGCACAACGTGCGCATCGCCTGTGGCCTGGTCACCGACCTGATAGGCATCGTTCGTCCATTCCGACACGTTACCGGCCATATCGTACAACCCGGCGTCATCCGCCGCGAAACTGCCGACCGGTGCCGATGCGGCGTGGCCGTCATCGAAGTCGTCGATGACTTTGTTCACCAGTCCGATGGCGGAACGGCCGGCGAAATTTCCCGACGCCGGTGGCGGAGGCAACGCATCACCCCACGGGAGTAAGGACGGTTTGCGCCCGCCTGCAAATCGGGCCGCCCACGCCCACTCGGCCTCGGAGAGCAAACGGTAGCCGGTTGTTGCGGGTACCACAGGCTGCATGGTGCCACCGACGTCGCGGTAAGCGAGCGGCAGGCCTTCTTGTTCGCTTAACCAGTTGCAGTAGCGGGTCGCGGCGTCCCAAGTGACGTTAACAACCGGCGCATCATCCGCATCCAAGGATACTTTAAACGCAGTGCCACTGGTGTGGGTGGTGTCGAACGCTTTGAAGCGCGCGTTGGTCACTTCGTGAACACCGACATAATACAGGCGCGTGAGACTCACATCCCGCAACGTTTCATTCGCGCGCCGACCTCGCACGCGCCGAGATGCCCCCATCTGGAACGGACGCGGTCGCTGCAACAACATCGTCTGACCGTCACTGGTAACAATCGTGCGCTTGCGAGCAAGTTCGGCCTCGCGCGCCTGATCAACTGTCAGAAGTTTAACGGTGAGCGTCTGCGATTCCTGTGGACTGGGCAACACATCAAGAGTCGCCGGCGCGTAACCGGGTGCGCGCACGGTGAGCTGCTGATCGCGAACCGGTAGAGTTAACACCTCCCCCGACTTACCCAGACGTCGGTCGTCCTGCCAAATTTCAACGCTCGGTGGCGAACCCACCACCACGATATCACCGAGCAGCTGCTCGAGCGTCCAATTGATTTGTATGTCTTCATCACTTTTTGATGTGATGCGACGGCTCGCCTTCGCATACCCGACTTTGCTCGCGGCGACGGTGTAGGTTTTGCCAGGCGGTAGTTTGAATGTTTGTGGGGACATCCCACGGTAGCGGCCATCTACGGTGATGGCCGCGGCCGGCGTAGTCGATACAATGATCGTGCCGTCTGCCTTGGCGAGCACCACGGGGGGCAACTCAATCGCCTCGCCCGCGGTCACATTCAACGTTTTAAACCAGCTT encodes:
- a CDS encoding SUMF1/EgtB/PvdO family nonheme iron enzyme, whose translation is MAEPASIEPGTTPASDAIDVIAYTPGGTPPSKPRRVTPLRVALFVLFLVAALALYFVFTARAVWVQISPVPDVTTLSGNWPRIRYQDHYLMPRGKLAINARKDGYYPLDVDIEIGREASQRYTFELEKLPGYLTVNLPQGVDAADIVFGRDAPRALPSEPIELRPGEYAFTVRAPRYLDYSGEITIEGLGTSQSIDVALRPNWADVAITSTPVGAQVLIGDTVLGETPGVFEILAGEHPLTVQARGYKSWFKTLNVTAGEAIELPPVVLAKADGTIIVSTTPAAAITVDGRYRGMSPQTFKLPPGKTYTVAASKVGYAKASRRITSKSDEDIQINWTLEQLLGDIVVVGSPPSVEIWQDDRRLGKSGEVLTLPVRDQQLTVRAPGYAPATLDVLPSPQESQTLTVKLLTVDQAREAELARKRTIVTSDGQTMLLQRPRPFQMGASRRVRGRRANETLRDVSLTRLYYVGVHEVTNARFKAFDTTHTSGTAFKVSLDADDAPVVNVTWDAATRYCNWLSEQEGLPLAYRDVGGTMQPVVPATTGYRLLSEAEWAWAARFAGGRKPSLLPWGDALPPPPASGNFAGRSAIGLVNKVIDDFDDGHAASAPVGSFAADDAGLYDMAGNVSEWTNDAYQVGDQATGDAHVVRGSSWQHSKIGELRFTYRDSSTQGRDDIGFRIARYLE